A single genomic interval of Paralichthys olivaceus isolate ysfri-2021 chromosome 7, ASM2471397v2, whole genome shotgun sequence harbors:
- the spire2 gene encoding protein spire homolog 2 isoform X2, giving the protein MARSSSRSSGDAEPRGPGPTERSEPRELSLEEVLKSHDQPINEEQAWAVCYQSCRGLTVPPPAAGTVSGKEPSSILLHRDGTVWLQLEPRVHDDSDETPLPPTAERQVVQSLGVAIYRALDWGLDDSEERELSPQLERLIERMAGGGPDGGPGGGGDSIAGNGAADEGYSGQEEEEEEEEEKAKEKEGAMRPVCTFRQVMAMCASRLSDPSLAPEHYPAVCRALFVETLELQTFLTKIRDAKEMLKKITTEEALEDQSTAELDALKNRDWARLWVQLMKELRQGVKLKKVQEQPFNPLPTEFSLTPFEMLMQDIRARRFQLRKVMVDGDIPTRVKRNAHELILDFIRSRPPLKPVMERSLPPPPPQQQSLHDQVLAEIKQERKLRPVDPPSSRPFGSLPCLAQTCPCSVKSTSCIDLSVSDSGPRPSSRPRILLKAPTLAEMEEMNISEEEESPDNSELKRVESSPMPLKRDRSFSEHDLALLRGEMLPSLSESAQLDGAVRLRFERPRSRTLTSCGPPPYFRASFPGHSWVPSSPARLSLSSVDETTEASEAASRSRAADEHQWMEEFSHPVESLALTVDEVINVRRVLVKAEMEKFLQSKELYNNLRRGKVCCCCRVKFPLFSWPSTCLLCKRSVCGSCSAKAQAMLDVWMKIPSKKMAHIPVYTVGFHSAPKSHAHKSQVYKSLRSLSRRSVEEEFPHLYAHGCTLRDICAECTKFVADVISSSRRSLDILNNTPKREARAAAAAAAAHRPQLQRQSHLETFPQQDPPPQPHPQSLCLPQLPPQAHQQQQQLHASLPPSSPQLRNDTINNVNQ; this is encoded by the exons ATGGCCAGATCCAGCAGTAGAAGCTCCGGGGACGCGGAGCCGCGGGGCCCCGGGCCGACGGAGCGGTCCGAGCCCCGGGAActgtctctggaggaggtgctgaAGTCCCACGACCAGCCCATCAACGAGGAGCAGGCATGGGCCGTGTGCTACCAGAGCTGCCGCGGGCTCACGGTGCCTCCGCCGGCCGCCGGCACAGTCAGCGGGAAGGAGCCGTCATCCATCCTCCTGCACCGGGACGGAACCGTGTGGTTACAGCTGGAGCCCCGGGTCCACG ACGACTCCGACGAAACTCCTCTTCCACCGACTGCAGAGCGACAG GTGGTCCAGTCTCTGGGCGTGGCCATCTACAGAGCTCTGGACTGGGGCCTGGACGACAGTGAGGAACGGGAGCTCAGTCCGCAGCTGGAGCGCCTCATCGAGCGCATGGCCGGCGGGGGCCCGGACGGGGGCCCGGGCGGGGGGGGCGACAGCATCGCCGGAAACGGAGCGGCAGATGAGGGGTACAGCGgacaagaagaggaagaggaggaggaggaggagaaggcgaaggagaaggagggagcgaTGAGGCCGGTGTGTACGTTCCGTCAGGTGATGGCGATGTGTGCGTCCCGGCTGTCCGATCCCAGCCTGGCTCCAGAGCACTACCCGGCTGTGTGCAGGGCTCTGTTCGTAGAGACGCTGGAGCTGCAGACCTTCCTCACCAAGATCAGAGACGCCAAAGAG ATGCTGAAGAAGATCACGACAGAGGAAGCTCTGGAAGATCAGTCGACAGCTGAGCTGGACGCACTGAAGAACAGAGACTGG GCCCGTCTGTGGGTGCAGCTGATGAAGGAGCTCAGACAGGGAGTGAAGCTGAAGAAGGTGCAGGAGCAGCCGTTCAACCCGCTGCCCACAGAGTTCAGCCTCACGCCCTTCGAGATGCTGATGCAGGACATACGAGCGCGAAGGTTCCAGCTGCGTAAAGTCATG GTGGACGGGGACATTCCCACCCGAGTGAAGAGAAACGCACATGAACTGATTCTGGATTTCATCAGGTCACGACCTCCGCTCAAACCA GTCATGGAGCGcagcctcccccctcctcccccgcaGCAGCAGTCCCTCCATGACCAGGTCCTCGCTGAGATCAAGCAGGAGAGGAAGCTCAGGCCCGTGGACCCGCCCAGCTCCAGAC ccttCGGCTCTCTGCCCTGTCTCGCTCAGACGTGTCCCTGCAGCGTCAAATCTACTTCATGCATCGACTTGTCTGTGTCGGACTCTGGGCCCCGGCCCTCGTCCCGCCCTCGCATCCTGCTCAAGGCCCCGACTCtggcagagatggaggagatgaacaTATCAGAG GAGGAGGAGTCCCCAGACAACAGCGAGCTGAAGCGGGTGGAGAGCTCCCCCATGCCTCTGAAACGGGACCGTTCCTTCTCTGAGCACGACCTGGCGTTGCTCCGTGGAGAGATGCTTCCTTCGCTCTCCGAGTCGGCCCAGCTGGACGGGGCGGTCAGGCTGAGATTCGAGAGGCCGCGGTCCCGGACTCTGACCAGCTGCGGACCGCCACCTTACTTCAGAG CATCCTTCCCGGGTCACAGCTGGGTGCCGTCCTCCCCGGCCCGTCTGTCTCTGAGCTCAGTGGACGAGACCACGGAGGCCTCAGAGGCGGCGTCACGCTCCAGAGCTGCAGACGAGCACCAGTGGATG GAGGAGTTCAGTCATCCTGTGGAGAGTCTCGCTCTCACCGTGGACGAGGTCATCAACGTGCGCCGAGTGCTCGTCAAAGCTGAGATGGAGAAGTTTCTTCAGAGCAAAGAGCTTTACAACAACCTGAGGAGAGGCAAG gtttgctgctgctgcagagtcaagttccctctcttctcgtggCCGTCTACGTGCCTGCTGTGTAAACG ATCCGTCTGTGGCTCCTGCAGCGCGAAG GCCCAGGCCATGTTGGATGTGTGG ATGAAGATTCCCTCGAAGAAGATGGCTCACATCCCCGTGTACACGGTGGGATTCCACAGCGCCCCCAAGAGCCACGCACACAAAAGCCAAGTCTATAA GTCCCTGAGGAGTTTGTCCCGTCGCTCAGTGGAGGAGGAGTTCCCTCACCTCTACGCTCATGGCTGCACGCTGCGTGACATCTGCGCCGAATGCACCAAGTTCGTAGCCGATGTCATTTCCTCCAGCCGCCGGAGCCTGGACATCCTCAACAACACTCCCAAGAGGGAGGCCAGGGCCGcggccgccgccgccgccgctcaCAGGCCACAGCTGCAGCGTCAGTCCCACCTGGAGACTTTTCCTCAGCAGGACCCTCCCCCCCAGCCTCACCCACAGTCACTGTGTCTCCCCCAGCTCCCTCCCCAGGCCcatcagcaacagcagcaacttCACGCGTCATTGCCTCCTTCTTCGCCGCAGCTCCGCAACGACACGATCAACAATGTGAACCAATGA
- the chst6 gene encoding carbohydrate sulfotransferase 6 — MPRCKVSLSTMIFLVILQGAAVVLFCGWYVQLSQCDATNPNTKVHVLLLSSWRSGSSFLGQVFSQHPSVFYLMEPSWHVWSKLQKSGARSLRMAVRDLFRSVFQCDFSVMEAYLPEQCNISSLFMWSHSRALCSPPACPLTPRNEFSNQTQCSQTCGARGLQGAEDACGTYSHVVLKEVRFFELESLYPLLQDPNLDLRIIHLVRDPRAVVRSREASSKAFMSDNAIVLEQRNIPAAEVQYQVIQEICRSHVRINERATLKPPPFLKGRYKMVRYEDVARNPLEEISALYDFIGLDMTRQLEDWIYRVTHGKGKGSKKDAFKITSRNAADISQAWRTLLPHSKVKRVQEVCKGAMTLLGYRTVDSEKEQKRLDINLLVPQEPYQFSWLPAKTEHPSDS; from the coding sequence ATGCCCCGCTGCAAAGTCAGCCTAAGCACCATGATTTTCCTGGTGatcctgcagggggcagcagtgGTGCTGTTCTGTGGCTGGTACGTCCAGCTCAGTCAGTGCGACGCCACCAACCCCAACACCAAAGTTCACGTTCTGCTGCTGTCGTCCTGGCGATCAGGCTCCTCCTTCCTCGGTCAGGTGTTCAGTCAGCACCCGTCTGTCTTCTACCTCATGGAGCCGTCTTGGCATGTGTGGTCCAAACTGCAGAAATCGGGGGCGCGGTCGCTCCGGATGGCGGTGAGGGATCTGTTCCGGAGTGTGTTTCAGTGCGACTTCTCAGTGATGGAGGCGTACCTTCCGGAGCAGTGCAATATTTCCTCCTTGTTCATGTGGAGTCACAGTCGAGCGCTGTGCTCGCCACCGGCCTGTCCTCTCACGCCGCGCAATGAGTTTAGCAACCAGACCCAGTGTTCGCAGACCTGTGGAGCCAGGGGCCTGCAGGGGGCGGAGGACGCCTGTGGCACTTACAGCCACGTGGTGTTAAAAGAAGTGCGTTTTTTTGAGCTGGAATCCCTCTACCCACTTCTGCAGGACCCAAACTTAGATCTCCGCATCATCCACCTGGTCCGAGACCCACGGGCTGTGGTGCGGTCCAGAGAGGCCTCGTCCAAGGCCTTCATGAGCGATAACGCCATCGTTTTGGAGCAAAGAAACATACCAGCAGCTGAGGTGCAGTATCAAGTCATACAGGAGATCTGCCGCAGCCATGTGCGCATCAACGAGAGGGCCACCCTGAAGCCCCCTCCATTTCTGAAAGGCCGCTACAAAATGGTGCGATACGAGGACGTGGCACGCAACCCACTGGAGGAAATAAGTGCCTTGTACGACTTCATAGGTCTGGACATGACCAGGCAGCTCGAGGACTGGATCTACAGAGTGACCCACGGAAAAGGAAAAGGCTCCAAGAAAGATGCCTTCAAAATCACGTCACGAAACGCAGCCGACATCTCCCAGGCTTGGCGAACGCTGCTGCCTCACAGCAAGGTCAAACGTGTGCAGGAAGTGTGTAAAGGTGCCATGACGTTGCTCGGGTATCGAACAGTTGACAGTGAGAAAGAACAAAAGCGACTCGACATAAATCTGCTGGTGCCACAGGAACCGTACCAGTTCAGCTGGTTACCAGCGAAAACAGAGCATCCGAGCGACAGCTGA
- the spire2 gene encoding protein spire homolog 2 isoform X1, with protein MARSSSRSSGDAEPRGPGPTERSEPRELSLEEVLKSHDQPINEEQAWAVCYQSCRGLTVPPPAAGTVSGKEPSSILLHRDGTVWLQLEPRVHDDSDETPLPPTAERQVVQSLGVAIYRALDWGLDDSEERELSPQLERLIERMAGGGPDGGPGGGGDSIAGNGAADEGYSGQEEEEEEEEEKAKEKEGAMRPVCTFRQVMAMCASRLSDPSLAPEHYPAVCRALFVETLELQTFLTKIRDAKEMLKKITTEEALEDQSTAELDALKNRDWARLWVQLMKELRQGVKLKKVQEQPFNPLPTEFSLTPFEMLMQDIRARRFQLRKVMVDGDIPTRVKRNAHELILDFIRSRPPLKPVMERSLPPPPPQQQSLHDQVLAEIKQERKLRPVDPPSSRPFGSLPCLAQTCPCSVKSTSCIDLSVSDSGPRPSSRPRILLKAPTLAEMEEMNISEEEESPDNSELKRVESSPMPLKRDRSFSEHDLALLRGEMLPSLSESAQLDGAVRLRFERPRSRTLTSCGPPPYFRASFPGHSWVPSSPARLSLSSVDETTEASEAASRSRAADEHQWMEEFSHPVESLALTVDEVINVRRVLVKAEMEKFLQSKELYNNLRRGKVCCCCRVKFPLFSWPSTCLLCKRSVCGSCSAKAQAMLDVWVCALQMKIPSKKMAHIPVYTVGFHSAPKSHAHKSQVYKSLRSLSRRSVEEEFPHLYAHGCTLRDICAECTKFVADVISSSRRSLDILNNTPKREARAAAAAAAAHRPQLQRQSHLETFPQQDPPPQPHPQSLCLPQLPPQAHQQQQQLHASLPPSSPQLRNDTINNVNQ; from the exons ATGGCCAGATCCAGCAGTAGAAGCTCCGGGGACGCGGAGCCGCGGGGCCCCGGGCCGACGGAGCGGTCCGAGCCCCGGGAActgtctctggaggaggtgctgaAGTCCCACGACCAGCCCATCAACGAGGAGCAGGCATGGGCCGTGTGCTACCAGAGCTGCCGCGGGCTCACGGTGCCTCCGCCGGCCGCCGGCACAGTCAGCGGGAAGGAGCCGTCATCCATCCTCCTGCACCGGGACGGAACCGTGTGGTTACAGCTGGAGCCCCGGGTCCACG ACGACTCCGACGAAACTCCTCTTCCACCGACTGCAGAGCGACAG GTGGTCCAGTCTCTGGGCGTGGCCATCTACAGAGCTCTGGACTGGGGCCTGGACGACAGTGAGGAACGGGAGCTCAGTCCGCAGCTGGAGCGCCTCATCGAGCGCATGGCCGGCGGGGGCCCGGACGGGGGCCCGGGCGGGGGGGGCGACAGCATCGCCGGAAACGGAGCGGCAGATGAGGGGTACAGCGgacaagaagaggaagaggaggaggaggaggagaaggcgaaggagaaggagggagcgaTGAGGCCGGTGTGTACGTTCCGTCAGGTGATGGCGATGTGTGCGTCCCGGCTGTCCGATCCCAGCCTGGCTCCAGAGCACTACCCGGCTGTGTGCAGGGCTCTGTTCGTAGAGACGCTGGAGCTGCAGACCTTCCTCACCAAGATCAGAGACGCCAAAGAG ATGCTGAAGAAGATCACGACAGAGGAAGCTCTGGAAGATCAGTCGACAGCTGAGCTGGACGCACTGAAGAACAGAGACTGG GCCCGTCTGTGGGTGCAGCTGATGAAGGAGCTCAGACAGGGAGTGAAGCTGAAGAAGGTGCAGGAGCAGCCGTTCAACCCGCTGCCCACAGAGTTCAGCCTCACGCCCTTCGAGATGCTGATGCAGGACATACGAGCGCGAAGGTTCCAGCTGCGTAAAGTCATG GTGGACGGGGACATTCCCACCCGAGTGAAGAGAAACGCACATGAACTGATTCTGGATTTCATCAGGTCACGACCTCCGCTCAAACCA GTCATGGAGCGcagcctcccccctcctcccccgcaGCAGCAGTCCCTCCATGACCAGGTCCTCGCTGAGATCAAGCAGGAGAGGAAGCTCAGGCCCGTGGACCCGCCCAGCTCCAGAC ccttCGGCTCTCTGCCCTGTCTCGCTCAGACGTGTCCCTGCAGCGTCAAATCTACTTCATGCATCGACTTGTCTGTGTCGGACTCTGGGCCCCGGCCCTCGTCCCGCCCTCGCATCCTGCTCAAGGCCCCGACTCtggcagagatggaggagatgaacaTATCAGAG GAGGAGGAGTCCCCAGACAACAGCGAGCTGAAGCGGGTGGAGAGCTCCCCCATGCCTCTGAAACGGGACCGTTCCTTCTCTGAGCACGACCTGGCGTTGCTCCGTGGAGAGATGCTTCCTTCGCTCTCCGAGTCGGCCCAGCTGGACGGGGCGGTCAGGCTGAGATTCGAGAGGCCGCGGTCCCGGACTCTGACCAGCTGCGGACCGCCACCTTACTTCAGAG CATCCTTCCCGGGTCACAGCTGGGTGCCGTCCTCCCCGGCCCGTCTGTCTCTGAGCTCAGTGGACGAGACCACGGAGGCCTCAGAGGCGGCGTCACGCTCCAGAGCTGCAGACGAGCACCAGTGGATG GAGGAGTTCAGTCATCCTGTGGAGAGTCTCGCTCTCACCGTGGACGAGGTCATCAACGTGCGCCGAGTGCTCGTCAAAGCTGAGATGGAGAAGTTTCTTCAGAGCAAAGAGCTTTACAACAACCTGAGGAGAGGCAAG gtttgctgctgctgcagagtcaagttccctctcttctcgtggCCGTCTACGTGCCTGCTGTGTAAACG ATCCGTCTGTGGCTCCTGCAGCGCGAAG GCCCAGGCCATGTTGGATGTGTGGGTCTGTGCTCTGCAG ATGAAGATTCCCTCGAAGAAGATGGCTCACATCCCCGTGTACACGGTGGGATTCCACAGCGCCCCCAAGAGCCACGCACACAAAAGCCAAGTCTATAA GTCCCTGAGGAGTTTGTCCCGTCGCTCAGTGGAGGAGGAGTTCCCTCACCTCTACGCTCATGGCTGCACGCTGCGTGACATCTGCGCCGAATGCACCAAGTTCGTAGCCGATGTCATTTCCTCCAGCCGCCGGAGCCTGGACATCCTCAACAACACTCCCAAGAGGGAGGCCAGGGCCGcggccgccgccgccgccgctcaCAGGCCACAGCTGCAGCGTCAGTCCCACCTGGAGACTTTTCCTCAGCAGGACCCTCCCCCCCAGCCTCACCCACAGTCACTGTGTCTCCCCCAGCTCCCTCCCCAGGCCcatcagcaacagcagcaacttCACGCGTCATTGCCTCCTTCTTCGCCGCAGCTCCGCAACGACACGATCAACAATGTGAACCAATGA
- the spire2 gene encoding protein spire homolog 2 isoform X3, producing the protein MARSSSRSSGDAEPRGPGPTERSEPRELSLEEVLKSHDQPINEEQAWAVCYQSCRGLTVPPPAAGTVSGKEPSSILLHRDGTVWLQLEPRVHDDSDETPLPPTAERQVVQSLGVAIYRALDWGLDDSEERELSPQLERLIERMAGGGPDGGPGGGGDSIAGNGAADEGYSGQEEEEEEEEEKAKEKEGAMRPVCTFRQVMAMCASRLSDPSLAPEHYPAVCRALFVETLELQTFLTKIRDAKEMLKKITTEEALEDQSTAELDALKNRDWARLWVQLMKELRQGVKLKKVQEQPFNPLPTEFSLTPFEMLMQDIRARRFQLRKVMVDGDIPTRVKRNAHELILDFIRSRPPLKPVMERSLPPPPPQQQSLHDQVLAEIKQERKLRPVDPPSSRPFGSLPCLAQTCPCSVKSTSCIDLSVSDSGPRPSSRPRILLKAPTLAEMEEMNISEEEESPDNSELKRVESSPMPLKRDRSFSEHDLALLRGEMLPSLSESAQLDGAVRLRFERPRSRTLTSCGPPPYFRASFPGHSWVPSSPARLSLSSVDETTEASEAASRSRAADEHQWMEEFSHPVESLALTVDEVINVRRVLVKAEMEKFLQSKELYNNLRRGKVCCCCRVKFPLFSWPSTCLLCKRSVCGSCSAKMKIPSKKMAHIPVYTVGFHSAPKSHAHKSQVYKSLRSLSRRSVEEEFPHLYAHGCTLRDICAECTKFVADVISSSRRSLDILNNTPKREARAAAAAAAAHRPQLQRQSHLETFPQQDPPPQPHPQSLCLPQLPPQAHQQQQQLHASLPPSSPQLRNDTINNVNQ; encoded by the exons ATGGCCAGATCCAGCAGTAGAAGCTCCGGGGACGCGGAGCCGCGGGGCCCCGGGCCGACGGAGCGGTCCGAGCCCCGGGAActgtctctggaggaggtgctgaAGTCCCACGACCAGCCCATCAACGAGGAGCAGGCATGGGCCGTGTGCTACCAGAGCTGCCGCGGGCTCACGGTGCCTCCGCCGGCCGCCGGCACAGTCAGCGGGAAGGAGCCGTCATCCATCCTCCTGCACCGGGACGGAACCGTGTGGTTACAGCTGGAGCCCCGGGTCCACG ACGACTCCGACGAAACTCCTCTTCCACCGACTGCAGAGCGACAG GTGGTCCAGTCTCTGGGCGTGGCCATCTACAGAGCTCTGGACTGGGGCCTGGACGACAGTGAGGAACGGGAGCTCAGTCCGCAGCTGGAGCGCCTCATCGAGCGCATGGCCGGCGGGGGCCCGGACGGGGGCCCGGGCGGGGGGGGCGACAGCATCGCCGGAAACGGAGCGGCAGATGAGGGGTACAGCGgacaagaagaggaagaggaggaggaggaggagaaggcgaaggagaaggagggagcgaTGAGGCCGGTGTGTACGTTCCGTCAGGTGATGGCGATGTGTGCGTCCCGGCTGTCCGATCCCAGCCTGGCTCCAGAGCACTACCCGGCTGTGTGCAGGGCTCTGTTCGTAGAGACGCTGGAGCTGCAGACCTTCCTCACCAAGATCAGAGACGCCAAAGAG ATGCTGAAGAAGATCACGACAGAGGAAGCTCTGGAAGATCAGTCGACAGCTGAGCTGGACGCACTGAAGAACAGAGACTGG GCCCGTCTGTGGGTGCAGCTGATGAAGGAGCTCAGACAGGGAGTGAAGCTGAAGAAGGTGCAGGAGCAGCCGTTCAACCCGCTGCCCACAGAGTTCAGCCTCACGCCCTTCGAGATGCTGATGCAGGACATACGAGCGCGAAGGTTCCAGCTGCGTAAAGTCATG GTGGACGGGGACATTCCCACCCGAGTGAAGAGAAACGCACATGAACTGATTCTGGATTTCATCAGGTCACGACCTCCGCTCAAACCA GTCATGGAGCGcagcctcccccctcctcccccgcaGCAGCAGTCCCTCCATGACCAGGTCCTCGCTGAGATCAAGCAGGAGAGGAAGCTCAGGCCCGTGGACCCGCCCAGCTCCAGAC ccttCGGCTCTCTGCCCTGTCTCGCTCAGACGTGTCCCTGCAGCGTCAAATCTACTTCATGCATCGACTTGTCTGTGTCGGACTCTGGGCCCCGGCCCTCGTCCCGCCCTCGCATCCTGCTCAAGGCCCCGACTCtggcagagatggaggagatgaacaTATCAGAG GAGGAGGAGTCCCCAGACAACAGCGAGCTGAAGCGGGTGGAGAGCTCCCCCATGCCTCTGAAACGGGACCGTTCCTTCTCTGAGCACGACCTGGCGTTGCTCCGTGGAGAGATGCTTCCTTCGCTCTCCGAGTCGGCCCAGCTGGACGGGGCGGTCAGGCTGAGATTCGAGAGGCCGCGGTCCCGGACTCTGACCAGCTGCGGACCGCCACCTTACTTCAGAG CATCCTTCCCGGGTCACAGCTGGGTGCCGTCCTCCCCGGCCCGTCTGTCTCTGAGCTCAGTGGACGAGACCACGGAGGCCTCAGAGGCGGCGTCACGCTCCAGAGCTGCAGACGAGCACCAGTGGATG GAGGAGTTCAGTCATCCTGTGGAGAGTCTCGCTCTCACCGTGGACGAGGTCATCAACGTGCGCCGAGTGCTCGTCAAAGCTGAGATGGAGAAGTTTCTTCAGAGCAAAGAGCTTTACAACAACCTGAGGAGAGGCAAG gtttgctgctgctgcagagtcaagttccctctcttctcgtggCCGTCTACGTGCCTGCTGTGTAAACG ATCCGTCTGTGGCTCCTGCAGCGCGAAG ATGAAGATTCCCTCGAAGAAGATGGCTCACATCCCCGTGTACACGGTGGGATTCCACAGCGCCCCCAAGAGCCACGCACACAAAAGCCAAGTCTATAA GTCCCTGAGGAGTTTGTCCCGTCGCTCAGTGGAGGAGGAGTTCCCTCACCTCTACGCTCATGGCTGCACGCTGCGTGACATCTGCGCCGAATGCACCAAGTTCGTAGCCGATGTCATTTCCTCCAGCCGCCGGAGCCTGGACATCCTCAACAACACTCCCAAGAGGGAGGCCAGGGCCGcggccgccgccgccgccgctcaCAGGCCACAGCTGCAGCGTCAGTCCCACCTGGAGACTTTTCCTCAGCAGGACCCTCCCCCCCAGCCTCACCCACAGTCACTGTGTCTCCCCCAGCTCCCTCCCCAGGCCcatcagcaacagcagcaacttCACGCGTCATTGCCTCCTTCTTCGCCGCAGCTCCGCAACGACACGATCAACAATGTGAACCAATGA